A genomic window from Candidatus Nitrosoglobus terrae includes:
- a CDS encoding HNH endonuclease family protein: MHKLILYTIVKNSAYTADTAETHAVEVNNYLKWLNRIGIKSNNPHSYRDWVPAAIQFTVQNKNYPEYMASFFRQLESLAAYMYICKLQINDRIKRYKPILSALENPNSIDKSIDKSIRAAELTDSEKQEMLKILDGEIYNLTQGRMPYIILRLDSFVTDGAATYDGKQLTIEHVLPQTVADNSDWAKIWPNSEDRQTWCHRLANLVPLSRKKNSEAQNYDFEKKKQLISQERTGFHPMH, from the coding sequence ATGCACAAGCTTATACTTTATACTATTGTTAAAAATAGTGCCTATACGGCAGATACGGCAGAAACTCATGCTGTGGAGGTCAATAATTATCTAAAATGGTTAAATCGTATAGGAATAAAATCTAATAATCCCCATTCCTATAGAGACTGGGTACCTGCTGCAATTCAGTTTACCGTTCAGAATAAAAATTACCCTGAATATATGGCTAGCTTTTTTAGGCAATTAGAAAGTTTAGCCGCTTATATGTACATTTGTAAATTGCAGATTAATGATCGTATAAAACGCTACAAGCCAATACTCTCGGCTTTAGAGAATCCTAACTCAATTGATAAATCTATTGATAAGTCTATTCGAGCTGCTGAATTAACAGATTCAGAAAAACAAGAAATGCTGAAAATCCTAGATGGCGAAATCTATAACTTAACTCAAGGTCGTATGCCCTATATTATTTTGAGACTAGATTCTTTCGTTACTGATGGGGCAGCCACATACGATGGTAAACAACTAACGATTGAACATGTCCTTCCTCAAACAGTAGCAGATAATAGCGATTGGGCAAAAATATGGCCTAATTCTGAGGATCGTCAAACTTGGTGTCATCGTTTGGCAAACTTGGTTCCTTTAAGTAGAAAAAAGAATTCTGAGGCCCAGAATTACGATTTTGAAAAGAAAAAACAGCTTATTTCTCAGGAAAGAACGGGGTTTCATCCTATGCATTAA
- a CDS encoding DUF262 domain-containing protein → MSKKISGSEYPLAKIFSSEFEYVIPPYQRPYAWEIEQITTLFDDLYDFFEANKDEDYFLGSIVLIKEERGARSEVVDGQQRLTTLTILLAIIASKMEETKRQNISIYISEPGNPFENLTPKSRLTLRSQDKDFFKHYVQEFRFEGLFKLDEKQLKNEAQINIKRNSQALHSKIMEIFGEDIKKLKDFTSFLIQRCFIIAVTVSNQNTALRIFSVMNSRGLDLQETDIIKADIIRLLTSESEQNYYSKKWEELEIEIGRESFKDLFSHIRMIYAKEKARRNILEEFRKHVPNKNTDPNKFIDDILDPYAQAYTLYYC, encoded by the coding sequence ATGAGTAAAAAGATCAGTGGTTCAGAATATCCTTTAGCTAAAATTTTTAGTTCAGAGTTTGAATATGTCATACCTCCATACCAAAGACCCTACGCTTGGGAAATAGAGCAGATAACTACCTTATTTGATGATTTATATGATTTTTTTGAAGCAAATAAAGATGAGGACTATTTTCTAGGAAGTATTGTACTCATTAAAGAAGAAAGAGGAGCTCGTTCAGAAGTAGTTGATGGGCAGCAAAGATTAACGACGTTAACGATATTACTCGCTATTATCGCCTCCAAAATGGAGGAAACAAAAAGACAAAATATTTCTATATATATTTCAGAACCGGGCAATCCGTTTGAGAATTTAACACCTAAGTCAAGATTAACACTCAGATCACAAGATAAAGACTTTTTTAAGCATTATGTCCAAGAATTCAGGTTTGAAGGACTATTTAAGCTTGATGAAAAGCAGCTTAAAAATGAAGCCCAAATCAATATTAAACGTAATAGCCAAGCGTTACATTCCAAAATAATGGAGATTTTTGGCGAAGATATCAAAAAACTTAAAGACTTTACCAGCTTTCTTATACAACGATGCTTTATTATCGCTGTAACAGTATCTAACCAAAACACAGCCTTACGTATATTTTCCGTGATGAATAGCCGAGGCTTAGATCTACAGGAAACTGACATTATTAAAGCTGATATCATACGTTTATTAACAAGTGAATCTGAGCAAAATTATTACAGTAAAAAATGGGAAGAGCTAGAAATTGAGATAGGTCGTGAGAGCTTCAAGGATTTATTTAGTCATATCAGAATGATATATGCAAAAGAAAAAGCAAGGCGTAATATTTTAGAAGAGTTTAGAAAGCATGTTCCTAATAAGAATACTGATCCTAATAAATTTATTGATGACATTTTAGATCCATATGCACAAGCTTATACTTTATACTATTGTTAA
- a CDS encoding MFS transporter: MTFPYRRLSSFYLLYFAALGALLPYWGLYLQSLGFSSQSIGELMALLMAARILGPSLWDQVTNHSGRRMATIRLASLFATLTFSTVYFCQSYLALAVMIVAFGLSRNGILPQFEVVTLSYLDIAKQLHYYGRIRLWGSIGFILSVILLGPVLDRVNIHLLPTVILTLTMSIWILSLTIPESNAHNYHSSPHDSVWKILKSSEVLAFFTLAFLMQASHGPYNIFYTIYLEDYGYSRSLIGGLWALGVIAEVGIFLFMPRLLLRLGVRRILLGSLLLASLRWLLIGLFPVHLLVIIFAQLLHAATFGAFHAAAIDWVYHRFRGIHQGQGQTLYSSLGFGIGGAFGSFYSGHLWAINPSGTYFIAAAITVIAFFLAYFTIAESPASE; this comes from the coding sequence ATAACTTTTCCCTACCGGCGCTTATCCAGCTTTTATCTGCTCTATTTTGCAGCTCTAGGCGCATTACTTCCTTACTGGGGGCTTTATCTACAATCTTTAGGATTCTCTTCCCAAAGCATTGGCGAGCTGATGGCGCTATTAATGGCTGCTCGGATTCTAGGCCCTAGCCTCTGGGATCAGGTTACTAATCATAGTGGCAGAAGAATGGCTACTATTCGCCTAGCTTCCCTGTTTGCTACCCTTACCTTCAGCACCGTGTATTTCTGTCAGAGTTACTTGGCCCTAGCCGTAATGATAGTAGCCTTTGGTCTTTCTCGAAATGGCATACTACCGCAATTTGAGGTAGTTACCCTTTCTTATTTGGATATAGCGAAACAACTCCACTATTACGGCCGAATACGGTTATGGGGTTCTATTGGCTTTATCCTTAGCGTTATTTTGCTTGGCCCAGTATTAGATCGGGTAAATATCCATCTGTTACCTACCGTTATTTTAACTTTAACCATGAGTATCTGGATACTCAGTCTCACAATACCTGAGAGTAATGCCCATAACTACCATAGTAGTCCCCATGACTCTGTATGGAAAATACTAAAAAGCTCGGAGGTTTTAGCTTTTTTTACCCTAGCTTTCTTAATGCAGGCCAGCCACGGACCTTATAATATTTTTTATACCATTTATCTGGAAGACTATGGCTATAGCCGTAGCCTCATTGGCGGCTTATGGGCTTTAGGGGTGATTGCCGAAGTAGGGATATTTCTCTTTATGCCTCGGTTATTACTCAGACTAGGCGTTCGCCGAATATTGCTTGGCAGTCTACTCCTTGCCAGTCTTCGCTGGCTCCTCATTGGCTTATTTCCTGTTCATTTACTGGTAATAATTTTCGCGCAACTATTACATGCAGCTACCTTTGGTGCTTTTCACGCAGCCGCCATTGATTGGGTCTATCATCGCTTTCGAGGTATCCATCAAGGCCAAGGACAAACCCTTTATAGCAGCCTAGGATTCGGCATCGGCGGCGCTTTCGGCAGTTTTTACAGTGGCCATTTATGGGCTATCAATCCTAGCGGTACTTATTTTATTGCGGCTGCTATTACCGTTATTGCTTTTTTTCTTGCTTATTTTACCATTGCTGAATCACCAGCAAGCGAGTAA
- a CDS encoding alkaline phosphatase family protein, whose protein sequence is MNILDQIQTIVIVMMENRSFDHVLGHLSMAQYGNRKDIIGLINPETNPDYTNFLDSQGYQPFHLKDGPLPSDLPHSRDLVAVQLAKKDGQFTMRGFVDAYYQQTKRKVDVHLPMGFHTPEDVPISNFFANQYAVCDHWFAPIPTSTQPNRSVAYSGYALIDDTKAQMIPLVPGSFFFDWLSAHKVRWRNYHCGFSLFTLFDRLEDVLGPNFRSFKDLSADWESESLAAAPEVIFIEPEYTDSPIHFEQIPNDNHPPTSIGPGEHFLRDIYTILTHNPTKWQRTLLIVTYDEHGGFFDHIPPLTIPTPVPPKALYSVGFESTGPRVPAFVISPWIPPSMVFKGVLDHTSILQLLSEKFAGTPDYNEEVKRRKDLGIQSVSQVLIQAGLAQPRADIPASPQNTIFNATVPVSVPTPQTDNQRAFAAAAKRLLAHDYQQAVKKFPGITHLFEEM, encoded by the coding sequence GTGAATATTCTTGATCAGATCCAAACCATTGTCATTGTAATGATGGAAAATCGTTCTTTTGATCATGTTCTTGGGCATCTGAGTATGGCTCAATATGGTAACCGAAAAGATATCATCGGTCTTATTAATCCAGAAACAAACCCTGACTATACCAATTTCTTGGATAGCCAAGGCTATCAGCCTTTCCATCTAAAAGATGGACCTTTACCCAGTGATCTCCCTCATAGTCGGGATTTAGTAGCAGTACAGCTAGCAAAAAAGGATGGCCAGTTTACGATGCGGGGTTTCGTGGATGCCTACTACCAGCAAACTAAGCGTAAGGTTGACGTTCATCTGCCAATGGGTTTTCATACGCCTGAAGATGTACCCATATCGAACTTCTTTGCCAACCAATATGCTGTATGTGATCATTGGTTTGCGCCTATACCTACCAGCACACAGCCAAACCGTTCAGTGGCCTACAGTGGTTATGCTTTAATTGATGATACAAAAGCTCAAATGATTCCCTTAGTTCCAGGGAGCTTTTTTTTTGATTGGTTAAGCGCGCACAAGGTACGCTGGCGTAACTATCATTGTGGATTCTCGCTTTTTACATTGTTTGATCGGCTTGAAGATGTGTTAGGGCCTAATTTCCGCAGCTTCAAGGATTTGTCTGCAGATTGGGAATCAGAGTCTTTAGCAGCAGCGCCAGAGGTCATCTTTATCGAGCCTGAATATACTGATTCACCGATTCATTTTGAACAGATTCCAAATGATAATCATCCACCTACCTCTATTGGTCCTGGAGAACATTTTCTGCGTGATATTTATACTATCTTGACGCATAATCCCACTAAATGGCAACGTACTTTATTGATTGTTACCTATGATGAACATGGAGGCTTTTTCGATCATATTCCACCGTTAACCATTCCTACCCCAGTACCGCCTAAAGCCCTATATTCGGTAGGATTTGAGAGTACCGGCCCTCGGGTGCCTGCTTTTGTTATATCACCATGGATACCTCCTAGCATGGTATTCAAGGGGGTTCTGGATCATACCTCCATATTACAATTATTATCGGAAAAATTTGCGGGCACCCCAGACTACAATGAGGAGGTTAAACGGCGGAAGGATCTTGGGATACAAAGTGTATCGCAAGTACTTATCCAAGCGGGACTTGCCCAGCCAAGAGCTGATATACCTGCGTCACCGCAAAATACTATTTTTAACGCAACCGTACCTGTATCTGTACCTACCCCTCAGACGGATAACCAACGCGCTTTTGCTGCTGCCGCAAAAAGGTTACTAGCTCATGATTATCAGCAGGCGGTTAAAAAATTCCCTGGAATTACTCATTTGTTTGAGGAGATGTAA